Within the Glycine soja cultivar W05 chromosome 3, ASM419377v2, whole genome shotgun sequence genome, the region TCGACAAGTAATTGAAACATGCTTTGTTTCTTTCTCACAGTTTAAGTGGGATTTTAAAACAAGATTGAGGTTGAAAACAATTGGAGAATTAACATAATTCAGAACAATATCagaattagtttattaaaaCCAATTATATTACGGACTACACAAAATGTATAAAGGCTTTCATTTTCAAGGAAAAATGCCTTCACAGATGTTAATGTGTCTTAGAAAGGGGAAGTATTAGGAATAATCATATACTAAAACTTAACATAAGAAACAGTTTATGGATTAACATGTCATATGCATATATTGTTATTCAATTTGTGTCACATCTTTTGCCAGGGGATTCAGACTTAAATATAAGAACTAATTAGCATCACTACAGTAAGAAATACCAATGACAGCATAACTGACCCCACCTTAAATCAATCATTCTTTAGAATCAGTGCAAAATACTGAAAATACAGGCATAAATAACTTACCGACTGTGGAAAACAGCACTCCAGAACCAGGAGTTCAGTGATAAAAGCCCATACATATGCCACAAACCAGCATACTCATAATATGCCTTCTTTCCATCTTTTAGAGGCAATTTATAGTATATAAGAATGAAAAAGGAGACCCAACCATGAAAATGCATTGCGAGATTGAGAGCTGAGAAAGCCACAGAAGCGGGCTCCTGATTAAAAGGATCCATGATAGTTCATTAAACAAAGGGATTTAAGATCATTGGATGCCAActcaaaatgaaaaacataagGATACAGCTTGTTTGCTATCATACCTGCATCCCATATATACGCCTGAATGGCCATTTTCCATGATATTTGACAGGTCCAAGGTTATGTGactccctttctttctctctatcAAGCATGCAGTAGTACCGGCAGTCACTTTGACAATCCCATTTTTTCCATTGTAAATAGAGTGGTTCTTGTTGCATATACCATGGGCGATCAATAAATTCTCCATCAGAAGAAAATTTACAGTTTGGAAAGCATCTTTGCGCAACGCATCCAGTTTCCTGACACTGTGTTATACAAACCCTGATTTCCAaatcaaacaagaaataaaaatagattggAGAAATCCAACAACATAACTTAAATCATAGAGCAAATAGTAACTAAGAAAATTTGGATGCAATGAAGATTTCCTACATACTAAAATTAGCAAAACTGAAAAAAGGAACCAGAGGTAATAAATGATGGGCCAGTAGGATAGGCATCACTTTTAATGGTAGTATAGTATCTAAAGTTTAGTTCTTCATAGAACCCAGTGATGTCAATTAATCCAAGAGGCAAATCCTACCTGGTGATGAGGCCTGGGTGTTtattgttgatgttgttatATCGGAAACTACTATGTATGGGGATGTTTGGTGTGAGAAAATGCTTTCTGTTTTGGCTTAGGGTCGTATAAGATTTTGTTTTCACTATTTTCAGTACAAACTTGGAAAACAGGTGTTCCAGGATAAATATCAACTTCTACTTGATAAGCCGATGTTGCCTCTCCGAGACAATATCGACTCAAGGACAATTCTACTTGATAAGCCGACGTTGCCTCTCTGAGACAATATCGACTCAAGGACAATTGTTATGGGGTAAATATCAACTCCACATGTCACAAACACGTGGCTCACAGCCTAATACATGACGAACGACTTGaagattataaacaaaaattaaagacaGAAAACATTTTCCTCCCAATCCAAACAGCTCCTAACATTCCTTGTAAGACTCCCAAGTCCCAACATTAGCAGTAGTTATGCACTttcaaaatatatcaaaatagtaAAGATGGAGCTAAGTAGTAAGCACCTATAGCGCGGATCAGCATCACCAGCACTTGCATCAATTACCTCCACAGAACAATAAAGCACCAAAAGGAAAGCACACACCCAACCATCTAGCATCTACATcagcaaaattaaattatgcagATGCTACCAAAGTGGAAATggtaaacaaaagaaagaacaaatatTTACAGAAAAAATCTAAgatgtagagagagagagagagagaataagaTCTTCAAATATCGTCGAAATGAAACCTTCAACATTGTGACAgatcggaatttcaaaaaataaagagtaGAAGAAATAGCTCAAGCAGCCAAAATTGCATCTACGCAGAATTTGCAGatacatttaataataataataataataaatggtaGCAGATTGAGCTCTAGTGGAAGATGAAAGAgggtataaaagaaaaagaaaaaaactttgtACCGTTTACGGCGTGGCGCGGCGGCGCGAGACCGAGACTCTGTTGGGTCCGTGAGTGAAAACTGAAAACTCCCGAATTCAATTGGCAAAATTTGACCCTTGATATAAATAATCTTTAGAATCTCAATTTAGGAAAGTAACAACCTATTTTATTGGgaacattgtttttcttcttattttcttgccGAATGTTTTTTCTCACAAACAATACATTTATCAAGATTTCATACTTTTCTCTGTACAAGATACAATTGTCCATGCAAACATTTATCTTTTAGTAACATAATCAAATCTAAGATACAATCGTCAATTTAGTAGTGAATTGAATGAAGTATTGTAACATTCATAAAGATAGCTTGGAATATTTTTTACAACCAAGATATACTTTAGGTTCAACATCATTCAATAAATAGTGATAATCAATATATCTATTCAGTAATATGTTAAGTGTCAATTATCGATACTTAAAAACACTTTCTATATTTCTCGATGAGCTTGTGTAAGTATTTGTtataatcaatataattttttataatcaaaattatctttatttcaTAATGTaactcaaaaaaatttaatcgaTACAAAATAAACTAAGAGTTAGAAACCAATGACATTATGCATGTCTCTAGCGTGTGATGATGATGCCATAAGTCGAATCATTAATATCAATATCataataactaataaattatCTAGTAAGCTAACCTAAATTAATGACCTTTATACcaagttttttttaagtataatctAATgcgtatatgaaaaaaaaaaatactcaacaaGTCACACTCGGAGAAATAATTGAGCTTGGGTAAGGATATTTGTTAGTGTCTAAGGATGTATTACAATTCTTCTAACATCTTTATTCATAGAGTAcataagtaataattttttatccatagacattttttcaattatcttgtttgaattgttgCTTTCTTTCTCGGGTATTGCATATTTAAATAAGTATTACATATGTATTTGTTCTCTtaacttttaactaattttattttgagttctcaaataaaattttgatcaatcttagttcatatattttcttcattaataattatagtGTCTAACTTCATGTATCTTTTTTTAAGTGATGACGTCACAATTATGCAATTTATCACATGAACTACTAATAATTTAATGTAGTAATTACGTGTAAattttttggataaattatgtttttaatctcaTATCTTTCAAGAAATTCACTTTTGACATTTTAACAATTGACTGATTTTTAGTCCCTTAATTATCATTTGTCATTGTTTTTAGTCTTTCCCATAAAATATCACCTTTAAGTGATAATGTGAAAGACATATGACTTGTTGACTTCAAGTATACTGTGTTAATAGCATAATAAATGTTGTTAGTTTAAGATATTTTTCTGGCAAATCTaagaagttacaaattttatggTGGTGTAATACTATGAGAAAATAGTTTACAAAAGAGagattgaaaaattgaaaaaaatgtgaaagaaaCTAGTAAGAAACACAACTTAAGTACCCTTTCCAAACCCCAATCTTCAAACCTTTCTCATCTCAACTACTACTtcccaaataaacactaaatcCTCCAATCTCACTTCCACAAATCCTTCTACTAACATGTTCCACAGATAACATTGTGTGCAAAGGGCGAATACAAGGTGGTGATAATGACAAGAGAGCGAAAACACCACGATGAGTTATCCGATTTTAGTGCTTGAAGTTTTGGTTCATGAGTTTGATGgtttatgttttttcttaccATGGATTGTTGATTTTGTGTATTATTTGGGGGTTGTTGATCTTGCTTACTACATCtcgttttcttttttgtttcgaattttcaaactttttttttttgggtgattTTATATTGCTAAAAGAATCATAGCATATATAATCACTAGAAAATGTCTTTAAACAACAACATTTTCTCTCATCAAATATTATTGTTACATCATAACTTAACAATAATATTTGATGAGAGAAACTAGAAACAATGTTGAATAATAGTTGGAGGACTAGATAGGTAAAGAAAATGTTGAGAGACTAAAAgtgaattttatgaaaatataagagactaaaaaacataatttttttatgcaattgTTACATAAGATTAATAGTCCATATGATGTCATGTGATTGATAGCATGGTTGTCTTATCGTTAGTTAATGATGACACTTAATATGtggattaaaaatattaataaaaaaattatatagattattatagataaaaatcaagagaccaaaaacatatttaactcatcataaaattataaaattaatctcaatggtcaattataaaaaaaagacaactttttttttggggtaagcaaaaagagaagaaaaaaacttaacCATATTCAAGTcaacttttttataataaaaatctataaaaatgtTAGGAACACATCCTCACTTagacacacattttttttaacacaaattCTCTTAGATTGAGATTTAGTGAAAGACAACTTTTTGTCTATCTCATGTCTTAGTATGTGTTTGAAGGAGTGTAGAAAGTATGTTTGTGATGCTCTTGGCAAATCTAATAAaggaattgatttatttttttgcttaaatatatttttaatttctaataaatttttaatttttgtatttattatttaataaatttttattttgtatttagtccttaataaaactataattttatgtttggtCCTTGACATCTTTTTTATTCCctaataaaatttgtttcatttgtaATTAGACgagactaaaacaaaatttgttaattatcaatgaacaaacataaaatttgctaatttatcaaaaatcaaaacaaaaaataaaattgatggtTTAGTAGAGACttattccaaaataaaatttatcaataaacataataatagaatatttattaagaattaaaaatatatttaagttattaaaaaattgactaaTAAGATATGACATACAATTTtagtatataaaaaacaatccaACTAcacaaataaacacaaaatctaCATTATTGAACACTTAATTAATACCTCCTACAAATTTAATGAACATTTTGCCCTAGTAGGTTGTCTCTAATACATCCAACCACTCCTACAATACCATGTATATAAGATCAAAACAGAAGGACATGAAAGGAATACAAAGCACAcacaaaatcataataaatgattaaatataataaagaataatattaatattattattgttaactaattaagaacaaataataataattattattaattaagaacaaacataatttaataataataattaggagATCCCTTCCTCTTCACCCTTTATTCCTATCAGAGGAAGCAACCAACAGAAGCATCGTCGTCGTCATCACCACCCAAAAACTCAGTCAAAGTTTCAcaccctttttcttcttcatctctgcaatctctctctctctctcttcgaCCCTTCTGCTCAAAGTTCCAAAATTTGTCTTCCCAGGCACGCCCCCAGTTTTCCCTTTTAACAATCTTCAACCCCGTTTcaccttatttttttattattataaaagaaacccctctttttcttaattacgAATCTGAAACCCTAGCTCCCATGACCCCAATTTTTTCCTCCGCAATTGGCTTCTGAAGTTGAGGGaaaggcaaaaaaaattaaaaattggggATTTCGCCCCCACAAACCCTAGTTTTGGATCTTGCTTCGGAGTTCAAATTTTGGCGCTTTTTCTTGCATTAGGTTCGAATTTTAGGTTTTTGCAATTTCGCTTTCAATCCCACGTTTTTTAGACGATTAAGCAATTGGGTTGTCTTCAAGGTTGTGTTTTGCATCCGAAGAAGGTTTCATTTGGTGCTCTAGTTAGTTCAGTAGGTGTTTTGAGTTGGGaggaaaaaaatttacaagtgaaagggtatttattttttttattgcctATGGGGTTTTGAACTATACTTAAGGATCGGGAATGATTTGATCAAGGTTGCTACTTTCTGTGTTCTCTTGTAATTTATTGCTTCAGATATGGGCTGGGGCTACAATTATAGCTACCATAATGATTGATCACAACAAATATATATTCTAGTTCGAAGAGTTGGCACTTAATCATATATAGGTACAATTTCCATATGTATTTTCATTGGAATTTGTCTCTAGGAAGCCTTTAATGGAGATTCCAATTTGAAAGTTGTGCTCTACATtgataactaatattttatCTGCTTATTTATGACTTTGGTTTTAGCGGTAGTATAGATGAGAAGATGCTGTTGAGGGTGtatgtttaaaattttctaattttccaACTGCTTGGCCATGTTCTTCTGTTTGCGTTTTAGAAGGAGCTGTGGTTTTATATGGGGGTATCAATGTTCACTTCAGTTTCAGAATATAACGGTCAAGTTCCTCAAAATCTTTAGCAGCTGGGTTGGGTTATATCTTGTGAATACCAGACTCAGTGTGAACTAGACTTTAGTGTTTTGTATTTTGTCGTTTTCCAgattgtgttttatgtttagcaTTTTAAAAGCAGTCTGCAGAATGGAGTTtgatattatgatttatttgtgGCATTGTTGTTTTTTTCAGTTGTTATCCATTTTGTGTTTGTATGCTtacaaataagaataataacaCTCTGCTTGATGGTGATTAAAATTGGGATATATAATAGTGCATTAGGGATTTCAGTACATATCCTTTAGCAGCTGAAGGAAGTCCAATAATGCTTAGCCGTATGCAtccttttttctgttttattttaatgtacTTCTTG harbors:
- the LOC114405742 gene encoding post-GPI attachment to proteins factor 3-like isoform X2, with product MLDGWVCAFLLVLYCSVEVIDASAGDADPRYRVCITQCQETGCVAQRCFPNCKFSSDGEFIDRPWYMQQEPLYLQWKKWDCQSDCRYYCMLDREKERESHNLGPVKYHGKWPFRRIYGMQEPASVAFSALNLAMHFHGWVSFFILIYYKLPLKDGKKAYYEYAGLWHMYGLLSLNSWFWSAVFHSRDVDITEKLDYSSAVVLLGYSLILAILRTFSIRDEATRVMVAAPLIAFVTTHVMYINFYLLDYGWNMIVCVVMAMAQLSMWAVWAGVSNHPSRWKLWLVVISGGLAMLLEIYDFPPYEELFDAHALWHVTTIPLTYIWWSFIRDDAEFRTSNLLKKAK
- the LOC114405742 gene encoding post-GPI attachment to proteins factor 3-like isoform X1, which gives rise to MLKMLDGWVCAFLLVLYCSVEVIDASAGDADPRYRVCITQCQETGCVAQRCFPNCKFSSDGEFIDRPWYMQQEPLYLQWKKWDCQSDCRYYCMLDREKERESHNLGPVKYHGKWPFRRIYGMQEPASVAFSALNLAMHFHGWVSFFILIYYKLPLKDGKKAYYEYAGLWHMYGLLSLNSWFWSAVFHSRDVDITEKLDYSSAVVLLGYSLILAILRTFSIRDEATRVMVAAPLIAFVTTHVMYINFYLLDYGWNMIVCVVMAMAQLSMWAVWAGVSNHPSRWKLWLVVISGGLAMLLEIYDFPPYEELFDAHALWHVTTIPLTYIWWSFIRDDAEFRTSNLLKKAK
- the LOC114405742 gene encoding post-GPI attachment to proteins factor 3-like isoform X3; this encodes MLKMLDGWVCAFLLVLYCSVEVIDASAGDADPRYRVCITQCQETGCVAQRCFPNCKFSSDGEFIDRPWYMQQEPLYLQWKKWDCQSDCRYYCMLDREKERESHNLGPVKYHGKWPFRRIYGMQEPASVAFSALNLAMHFHGWVSFFILIYYKLPLKDGKKAYYEYAGLWHMYGLLSLNSWFWSAVFHSRDVDITEKLDYSSAVVLLGYSLILAILRTFSIRDEATRVMVAAPLIAFVTTHVMMEYDSLRSDGHGTTFHVGSLGWC